From Peromyscus maniculatus bairdii isolate BWxNUB_F1_BW_parent chromosome 8, HU_Pman_BW_mat_3.1, whole genome shotgun sequence, a single genomic window includes:
- the Lgals3bp gene encoding galectin-3-binding protein yields MALLWLLSVWLLVPGTQGTEDGDMRLVNGASANEGRVEIFYRGQWGTVCDNLWSLLDANVVCRALGYENATQALGRAAFGPGRGPIMLDEVECTGTESSLANCSSLGWLKSRCGHEKDAGVVCSNETRRAHVLDLSGELPDAMVQIFDSQQGCDLFIQVTGQGHGDLNLCAHKLILNTNPEAQALWQAVGSSIIMRVDEECMPVVKDFLRYFYSRRIEVTMSSVKCLHKLASAFQATQLQEYCGRLFATLLPQDPTFHTTLDLYEYAQATKDSVLEDLCVQFLAWNFEPLTQAEAWPSVPTTLLQALLSKSELAVSSELDLLKAVDQWSTDSGVSHAEAEHLLEQVRFPMMLPEQLFELQFNLSLYQGHQALFQRKTMEALEFHTVPFPVLAKYRGLNLTDDTYMPRLYTSSTWSTLVTARSSRSQGVQVYNYDQFYSYNYGSRRRYDPYQSFMTPQHPSFLFKDKLISWSATYLPTMQSCWNYGFSCTSDELPVLGLTKSGYSDPTIGYENKALIVCGGSSVVDVTNFEGSKAPIPSALETNSSKISSVFPCTSGVFSSFRVVIRPFYLNNSTDLD; encoded by the exons ATGGCtctcctctggctcctctctGTGTGGTTGCTGGTTCCAGGGACTCAAG GTACAGAAGATGGCGACATGCGTCTGGTTAACGGGGCCTCGGCCAATGAGGGCCGCGTGGAGATCTTCTACAGAGGCCAGTGGGGGACGGTGTGCGACAACCTCTGGAGCCTGTTAGATGCCAACGTCGTCTGTCGGGCCCTGGGCTATGAGAACGCCACTCAGGCACTGGGCAGAGCTGCCTTCGGGCCAG GAAGGGGACCCATCATGCTGGACGAGGTGGAGTGTACAGGGACAGAGTCCTCGCTGGCCAACTGCAGCTCCCTGGGCTGGCTGAAGAGCCGCTGTGGGCATGAGAAGGATGCAGGCGTGGTCTGCTCCAACG aaACCAGGCGTGCCCATGTCCTGGACCTCTCTGGAGAGCTCCCTGACGCGATGGTACAGATCTTTGACAGCCAGCAGGGCTGTGACCTGTTCATCCAGGTGACAGGGCAGGGGCATGGGGATCTGAACCTCTGTGCCCACAAGCTGATCTTGAACACCAACCCAGAGGCCCAGGCCCTGTGGCAAGCAGTGGGCAGCAGCATCATCATGAGAGTGGACGAGGAATGCATGCCTGTGGTCAAAGACTTCCTCAG GTACTTTTACTCCCGAAGAATCGAGGTTACCATGTCTTCTGTCAAGTGCTTGCACAAGCTAGCCTCAGCCTTTCAGGCCACACAGCTTCAAGAATACTGCGGACGGCTCTTTGCCACCCTCCTCCCCCAGGATCCCACTTTCCACACCACCCTGGACCTCTATGAGTATGCACAGGCCACCAAGGACTCTGTGCTGGAAGATCTGTGCGTGCAgttcctggcctggaacttcgaGCCTCTGACGCAGGCTGAGGCCTGGCCAAGTGTCCCTACCACTTTGCTCCAGGCTCTCCTCTCCAAGAGCGAGCTGGCCGTGTCGAGCGAACTGGACTTGCTGAAGGCGGTGGATCAGTGGAGCACGGACAGTGGCGTCTCCCACGCGGAGGCAGAGCACCTGCTGGAACAGGTCCGCTTCCCTATGATGCTGCCCGAGCAGCTGTTTGAGCTGCAGTTCAACCTGAGCCTGTACCAGGGTCACCAGGCACTGTTCCAAAGGAAGACCATGGAGGCCCTGGAGTTCCACACCGTGCCTTTCCCAGTGCTGGCCAAGTACAGAGGCCTGAACCTCACGGACGACACCTACATGCCCCGGCTCTACACCTCCTCAACCTGGAGTACCTTGGTGACGGCCCGTTCCTCCAGATCACAGGGAGTGCAAGTGTACAACTACGATCAGTTCTACTCGTATAACTATGGCTCAAGACGCCGGTATGACCCCTACCAGTCCTTCATGACCCCACAGCACCCTAGCTTCCTCTTCAAGGACAAGCTGATCTCCTGGTCAGCCACCTACCTCCCCACCATGCAGAGCTGCTGGAATTACGGCTTCTCTTGCACCTCTGACGAGCTCCCTGTGCTGGGCCTCACCAAGTCCGGCTACTCCGATCCTACTATTGGCTACGAAAACAAAGCGCTGATCGTCTGTGGAGGGTCCAGTGTGGTGGATGTCACCAATTTTGAAGGCTCTAAGGCTCCTATCCCCAGTGCCCTGGAGACCAACAGTTCCAAGATTTCCTCCGTCTTTCCCTGCACCTCAGGGGTCTTCAGCAGCTTCCGTGTGGTCATCCGCCCCTTCTACCTGAATAACTCCACTGACCTGGACTAG